In Humulus lupulus chromosome 7, drHumLupu1.1, whole genome shotgun sequence, the following are encoded in one genomic region:
- the LOC133789104 gene encoding cyclin-dependent kinase E-1-like: MLLLFFFQLDKIFKVLGHPTIEKWPTLANLPHWQNDLQHIQGHKYDNHRLQGFVNISSKSPAFDLLSKILEEPDRVVKESKLIWLLTNLNFKVL; encoded by the exons AtgcttcttttatttttttttcaacttgACAAGATATTCAAGGTCTTAG GTCATCCCACTATAGAAAAGTGGCCAACACTTGCAAATCTTCCGCATTGGCAAAATGATTTACAACATATTCAAGGCCACAAGTA TGACAATCACAGGCTTCAGGGTTTTGTAAACATCTCTTCAAAAAGTCCTGCATTTGACCTCTTATCTAAGATACTTGA GGAACCAGACAGAGTGGTCAAGGAGTCAAAGCTAATTTGGTTATtgacaaatttaaattttaaggtATTGTGA